The DNA region GCCGGTGATCCTGGCCGATGAACCCACTGCGCCGCTGGATTCCGAGCGCGCCATGGCTGTAATCCGCATCCTCAACGACATGGCCCGGAAGTTCGAGACCGCCATCATCGTCGTCACCCATGACGAAAAGATCATCCCCACATTCAAGCGCATCTACCACATCCGCGACGGCGTGACCCATGAGGAAGCTGGCGAAGGGCGGGAGTTCGAATGAGAGAACGATTGAATTACAGGAGAATTTCATGACCCACCGCAAACACAGCCACGCATTTGGAACTATCACCCTGACCGTTACGGCCTGCCTGCTTTTATGGGGTTTTCAGTTGCCAGCTTGGGCTGGTGACGCTACCCAGGTTGAGCCACTGGCGCTACGCAAGATCATGCAGGAACTCGGGCGCAACATGCAGGCTATTACCGGTGCGATTTCGCAGGAGGAATGGGTTCAGGTCGTTCAGCTCGCCCCAAAAGTTGCTGCACACCCCGAGCCACCGCTTACTGAAAAAATGCGCATCCTTGCTTACCTCGGCGCTGATGCGACCAAGTTCAGAA from Klebsiella sp. WP3-W18-ESBL-02 includes:
- a CDS encoding cytochrome c, with product MTHRKHSHAFGTITLTVTACLLLWGFQLPAWAGDATQVEPLALRKIMQELGRNMQAITGAISQEEWVQVVQLAPKVAAHPEPPLTEKMRILAYLGADATKFRNFDAQTHEAALAMKLAAASSDGKAVIQSFAHVQESCLGCHQAFRKPFVEHFYGAR